One Natrinema halophilum genomic window carries:
- a CDS encoding glycerophosphodiester phosphodiesterase yields the protein MTRPAVIAHRGYARVAPENTIEAVERAIGHDETAMLEIDVQPAACGTPVVVHDEHLDGTRDGRPLTDATGLVRETALADLEKTQILGTEATIPSLGDLLAVVPETIGVNVELKNPGRSDLRVGASLPSADRDRRRTVWRPFVERVVADCESFGGDLLFSSFCEGAIAALRDVAEYSAAVIVWDDLEGSLEIARRYDCEAIHPPRNAIAGTELAGTEYAGFSAAEPEIDVLEEAHAEGRAVNVWTVTNWNQFDGLAAAGVDGIIADYPGLIGGTSRTAESR from the coding sequence ATGACGCGCCCTGCAGTCATCGCTCACCGCGGGTATGCACGCGTCGCGCCCGAAAACACCATCGAGGCCGTCGAACGTGCGATCGGGCACGACGAGACCGCGATGCTCGAGATCGACGTCCAGCCGGCGGCCTGTGGAACGCCAGTGGTCGTCCACGACGAGCACCTCGACGGAACCCGGGACGGCCGACCGCTGACCGACGCAACCGGACTCGTCCGGGAGACGGCGCTCGCTGACCTCGAGAAAACGCAAATCCTCGGTACAGAGGCGACGATACCATCACTCGGAGATCTGCTTGCGGTCGTTCCCGAGACGATAGGGGTGAACGTCGAGTTGAAGAACCCGGGGCGATCGGACCTACGAGTCGGAGCGTCACTTCCGTCGGCCGACCGCGACCGACGTCGCACGGTGTGGCGGCCGTTCGTCGAGCGAGTCGTCGCTGACTGCGAGTCGTTCGGCGGGGACCTCCTCTTCTCGTCGTTCTGCGAAGGTGCGATCGCAGCACTGCGAGACGTAGCCGAGTATTCTGCTGCGGTGATCGTCTGGGACGATCTCGAGGGCAGTCTCGAAATCGCGCGCCGATACGATTGCGAGGCGATCCATCCGCCCCGAAACGCGATTGCGGGGACGGAACTGGCCGGGACGGAGTACGCCGGCTTTTCGGCCGCCGAACCGGAGATCGACGTTCTCGAGGAAGCCCACGCGGAAGGACGTGCGGTCAACGTCTGGACGGTGACGAACTGGAACCAGTTCGACGGGCTTGCAGCGGCCGGCGTCGACGGCATTATCGCCGACTATCCCGGACTAATCGGGGGCACGAGCCGGACGGCTGAGAGTCGTTGA
- the npdG gene encoding NADPH-dependent F420 reductase, whose product MRIALLGGTGDIGEGLALRLARDTDHEILIGSRDPEKARDAVAGYEDELAERDAEADIKGFGNEMAADRADVVIVSVPPYYVGDTVEAVADSLDSDTVLVTPAVGMQGDEDGLHYHPPSAGSVTELVEQRAPDGVSVVGAFHNLAADALANLDNELDLDTLVVADDDAAADTVLTIANEIVGLRALEAGPLANAAEVESVTPLVINIAKYNDDMHDVGVKWI is encoded by the coding sequence ATGCGAATTGCACTACTGGGCGGCACCGGCGATATCGGCGAAGGACTCGCATTGCGGCTTGCTCGGGATACGGATCACGAGATCCTCATCGGCTCGAGAGACCCGGAGAAAGCACGGGATGCGGTCGCAGGATACGAAGACGAACTCGCAGAGCGCGATGCCGAGGCCGACATCAAGGGCTTCGGTAACGAAATGGCGGCCGACCGCGCGGACGTCGTCATCGTAAGCGTCCCGCCGTACTACGTCGGCGATACCGTCGAGGCAGTCGCAGACAGCCTCGACTCGGACACGGTGTTAGTCACCCCTGCTGTCGGCATGCAGGGCGACGAAGACGGACTCCACTATCATCCGCCAAGCGCCGGGAGCGTCACCGAACTAGTCGAGCAGCGTGCTCCCGACGGGGTCTCAGTCGTCGGCGCATTCCACAACCTCGCTGCTGACGCGCTCGCAAACCTGGACAACGAACTCGACCTCGATACGCTCGTCGTCGCCGACGATGACGCTGCCGCCGACACCGTTCTGACGATTGCAAACGAAATCGTCGGTCTGCGCGCACTCGAGGCCGGACCGCTTGCGAACGCTGCCGAGGTCGAAAGCGTCACACCGCTCGTCATCAACATCGCGAAGTACAACGACGACATGCACGATGTCGGCGTGAAGTGGATCTAG
- a CDS encoding thioredoxin family protein — MTVTLKDFYADWCGPCKTQDPILEELEDDWEGRFEVEKVNVDEQQDIANEYQVRSLPTLIIENDDGIVERFVGVTQRDDIEDALESAGA; from the coding sequence ATGACTGTCACTCTCAAGGACTTCTACGCGGACTGGTGTGGCCCGTGCAAGACCCAGGACCCGATTCTCGAGGAACTCGAGGACGACTGGGAGGGCCGATTCGAAGTCGAGAAAGTCAACGTCGACGAACAGCAAGACATCGCCAACGAGTATCAAGTTCGCTCGCTGCCGACCCTCATCATCGAGAACGACGACGGCATCGTCGAGCGCTTCGTCGGCGTCACTCAGCGCGACGACATCGAAGACGCTCTCGAATCGGCCGGCGCGTAA
- a CDS encoding preprotein translocase subunit Sec61beta, whose product MDKGQNTGGLMSSAGLVRYFDSEDSNAIRIDPKTVIAFGVLLGVLVQLLTFVS is encoded by the coding sequence ATGGATAAAGGACAGAACACCGGCGGATTGATGTCCAGTGCCGGTCTCGTCCGGTACTTCGACTCCGAAGACTCGAACGCCATTCGTATCGACCCCAAAACGGTAATCGCGTTCGGTGTGTTACTGGGCGTGCTGGTTCAACTGCTGACGTTCGTCTCGTAA
- a CDS encoding DUF4177 domain-containing protein, which translates to MSRSTVRRWEYKTVRPVRGETKKEAEDPQEELNAHGEDGWELVETIDYTGGGTKYLVFKRPAESTGDTIAE; encoded by the coding sequence GTGAGTCGATCTACTGTGCGTCGTTGGGAATACAAGACTGTCAGGCCGGTCCGCGGCGAAACCAAAAAAGAAGCCGAGGATCCGCAGGAGGAATTGAACGCTCACGGCGAAGACGGATGGGAGCTCGTCGAAACGATCGATTACACGGGGGGCGGAACCAAGTATCTCGTCTTCAAACGCCCGGCAGAGAGCACAGGCGATACGATTGCGGAGTGA
- the pdxT gene encoding pyridoxal 5'-phosphate synthase glutaminase subunit PdxT, translating to MSLTAGVVAVQGDVSEHAAAIERAAAAHGHEVTVRKIRESGIVPECDLLAMPGGESTTISRLIHGDGIAPEIQAHVAAGKPLLATCAGLIVASSNAGDDRVDELDVIDVSVERNAFGRQKDSFEAPLAVAGLDEPYPAVFIRAPAIDGVGEADVLATWDDRPVAVRDGPVIGTSFHPELTPDSRIHGLAFFENDASTVPALEDAQ from the coding sequence ATGTCACTGACTGCAGGCGTCGTCGCCGTTCAGGGCGACGTTTCCGAGCATGCGGCCGCCATCGAACGAGCAGCGGCGGCCCACGGTCACGAGGTCACCGTCCGCAAGATCAGAGAATCGGGAATCGTCCCCGAGTGCGACTTGCTTGCGATGCCAGGCGGAGAGTCGACGACCATCTCCCGACTGATCCACGGTGACGGGATCGCTCCTGAAATCCAAGCGCACGTCGCCGCAGGAAAACCGCTGCTTGCGACCTGTGCCGGACTGATCGTCGCCTCGAGCAACGCCGGAGACGACCGGGTCGACGAACTCGACGTAATCGACGTGAGCGTCGAGCGCAACGCCTTCGGCCGACAAAAGGACAGTTTCGAAGCCCCGCTGGCGGTTGCAGGGCTCGACGAGCCGTATCCGGCGGTGTTCATCCGCGCGCCCGCGATCGACGGGGTCGGCGAGGCCGACGTGCTGGCGACGTGGGACGACCGGCCGGTCGCAGTCCGTGACGGCCCGGTTATCGGCACCTCGTTTCATCCGGAACTGACTCCGGACAGCCGGATCCACGGCCTCGCGTTCTTCGAAAATGATGCGTCTACGGTACCGGCCCTCGAAGACGCTCAGTGA
- a CDS encoding bifunctional nuclease family protein, whose protein sequence is MQASIDAVRVAGTPQGPVPVIVLTVDGEDDVVPIFIGFNEATSIARGLEAEDIGRPLTHDLLLDVMEELGSRIDHIVVNEIKERDDGRGGTYIADIHLETPRGETVIDARPSDSLALAARTNASIEITEDVFEDGRDDSEKFDELEDIRNVSGEL, encoded by the coding sequence ATGCAAGCATCTATCGACGCAGTTCGCGTCGCAGGGACTCCCCAAGGGCCGGTCCCGGTCATCGTCCTCACCGTCGACGGAGAAGACGACGTCGTACCGATTTTCATCGGGTTCAACGAGGCGACGAGTATCGCTCGTGGCCTCGAAGCCGAAGATATCGGTCGACCGCTGACCCACGACCTCTTGCTCGACGTCATGGAAGAACTCGGCAGTCGCATCGATCACATCGTCGTCAACGAAATCAAAGAGCGAGACGACGGTCGAGGTGGGACCTACATCGCCGACATCCACCTCGAGACGCCGCGCGGCGAGACCGTCATCGATGCTCGCCCGAGCGATTCGCTTGCGCTGGCTGCGCGAACGAACGCGTCGATCGAAATAACCGAAGACGTCTTCGAAGACGGCCGGGACGACAGCGAAAAGTTCGACGAGCTCGAAGATATCCGAAACGTATCGGGTGAGCTGTAA
- the hisE gene encoding phosphoribosyl-ATP diphosphatase, with product MDDVLDDLFAVIEDRKKTVPEDSYTASLFTHEKGENAVLEKLGEETTELVLAAKDDDREEIAHESADIVYHLLVLLAMKDMDVTDLEAELEARR from the coding sequence ATGGACGACGTACTCGACGACCTGTTCGCCGTCATCGAGGATCGAAAGAAAACGGTACCCGAAGACTCCTACACCGCCTCGTTGTTTACCCACGAGAAAGGCGAAAACGCCGTCCTGGAGAAACTCGGCGAAGAGACCACGGAACTCGTACTGGCCGCGAAAGACGACGACCGCGAGGAAATCGCCCACGAGAGCGCGGACATCGTCTACCACCTTCTCGTCTTGCTCGCGATGAAGGACATGGACGTCACGGATCTCGAGGCGGAACTCGAAGCCCGGCGCTGA
- a CDS encoding citrate synthase/methylcitrate synthase, producing MNDTITPGLEGVTVAETRLSDIDGENGELVIGGYPIEELATRATYEETVFLLFHDRLPTAAELDDFRSDLASRRGISASVRDVLRHAAEAEKPAMDALRMGTAAANLDTDEEARPFHPIGDEATPALARRLVAVFPTIIATYWRYRQGSDPVEPREDLGHAANYLYMLTGDRPDEAVVRGLETYLNTVIDHGVNASTFTARTVVSTESDLVSAATAAVGSLKGPLHGGAPGPVLEMLRDVHESGDPAGYVTEKLAAGERLMGFGHRVYRVRDPRAAVLSSATDRLIAESSDVDFFETVREFETVAVEALREHNPDRRLETNVEFYTAALLDGVGVPKQLFTPTFGVSRVAGWMAHALEQLDNNTLIRPVSRYIGETNRSWTPAKDR from the coding sequence ATGAACGACACTATCACCCCGGGTCTCGAGGGGGTCACCGTTGCGGAGACGAGACTCAGCGACATCGACGGCGAGAACGGCGAACTCGTCATCGGCGGCTATCCGATCGAGGAACTGGCCACTCGAGCGACGTACGAGGAAACCGTATTCCTCCTGTTCCACGATCGGTTGCCGACGGCGGCAGAACTCGATGACTTTCGCTCGGATCTCGCGAGCCGACGCGGTATCTCTGCAAGCGTTCGTGACGTGCTCCGGCACGCCGCCGAGGCGGAGAAACCGGCGATGGATGCGCTCAGGATGGGTACCGCGGCGGCGAATCTCGACACCGATGAAGAGGCGCGGCCGTTCCACCCAATCGGGGACGAGGCGACGCCGGCTCTCGCTCGGCGACTCGTGGCCGTTTTTCCCACGATCATCGCGACCTACTGGCGATACCGGCAGGGAAGCGATCCCGTCGAACCGCGTGAGGATCTCGGCCACGCTGCGAACTATCTGTACATGCTCACCGGCGATCGACCTGACGAAGCCGTCGTCCGTGGACTCGAGACCTACCTCAATACCGTCATCGACCACGGCGTCAACGCCTCGACGTTCACCGCCAGGACTGTCGTCTCGACCGAATCGGACCTCGTTTCGGCAGCGACCGCTGCGGTGGGCTCGCTCAAGGGGCCGCTTCACGGCGGCGCACCTGGTCCCGTCCTCGAGATGCTGAGAGACGTCCACGAATCCGGCGATCCGGCCGGGTACGTCACCGAGAAGTTAGCCGCCGGCGAGCGACTGATGGGATTCGGCCACCGCGTCTATCGCGTCCGCGACCCGCGTGCAGCGGTTCTTTCGTCGGCGACCGACCGTCTGATCGCGGAGTCGTCCGACGTCGACTTCTTCGAGACCGTCCGGGAATTCGAGACGGTTGCCGTCGAGGCTCTGCGGGAACACAACCCAGACCGCCGACTTGAAACGAACGTCGAATTCTATACCGCCGCGCTACTCGACGGTGTCGGCGTTCCGAAACAGTTGTTCACGCCGACCTTCGGTGTGTCGCGAGTCGCGGGCTGGATGGCCCACGCTCTCGAGCAACTCGATAACAATACGTTGATTCGGCCGGTCTCCCGATACATCGGGGAGACGAACCGGTCGTGGACGCCTGCTAAAGACCGATAG
- a CDS encoding citrate/2-methylcitrate synthase produces the protein MPPSVFDPRLQFVTVAETTLSDIDGENGELLIGGYPVEELATRASYEESVFLLLNGRLPTAAELDDFRSGLANRRGICSEVRAVLQRAAADETHAMDALRMGIATATLENAETDPQATAERVVAVFPTVAATYWRYRRGADPVLPNDDLGHAANYLYMLTGEEPAESAVRGLETFLTTLIDHGLNPSTFTARTVMSTESDVVSAATAAVGTFKGSRHGGGLEQVFEMLWEIHETGDGERYVREKLAADERVNGFGHPVYQVRDPRAEVLEAAAERFVEESGDDEFLENIRQFETVAGNVLSARAPHRGTEANVEVYAAALLHEIGVPKELFTATFGISRVGGWTAHCLEQLDDNALVRPTGQYVGPTGKDWLPVENRDVAGDSLVRRPVQSATLEPVSETLAILSEPNRLELLLLLSDRNDPVSYSALRASSSIEDKGRFNYHLRQLRDHFVVNRADGYELTDAGLAFVETVLTEEQLLDDLLD, from the coding sequence GTGCCCCCTTCCGTCTTCGATCCGCGATTGCAGTTCGTCACGGTCGCAGAGACGACGCTCAGCGACATCGACGGTGAAAACGGCGAACTGCTCATCGGCGGTTATCCGGTCGAAGAACTCGCAACTCGAGCGAGCTACGAGGAAAGCGTGTTTCTCCTGCTCAACGGTCGGCTGCCGACGGCGGCGGAACTCGACGACTTTCGCTCAGGTCTCGCGAATCGACGCGGAATCTGTTCGGAGGTCCGGGCCGTACTCCAGCGTGCCGCGGCGGACGAAACGCATGCGATGGACGCACTCAGGATGGGCATCGCGACGGCGACCCTCGAGAATGCCGAGACAGACCCGCAAGCGACCGCCGAGCGCGTCGTCGCCGTCTTCCCGACGGTCGCCGCGACGTACTGGCGCTATCGGCGCGGAGCGGACCCAGTTCTGCCGAACGACGACCTCGGTCACGCCGCGAACTACCTGTACATGCTGACCGGCGAGGAGCCGGCTGAATCTGCGGTTCGCGGCCTCGAGACCTTTCTTACCACTCTGATCGATCACGGCCTCAACCCCTCGACGTTCACCGCTCGGACCGTGATGTCGACTGAATCGGACGTCGTTTCGGCGGCGACGGCTGCCGTCGGGACGTTCAAAGGATCTCGCCACGGTGGCGGTCTCGAACAGGTCTTCGAGATGCTATGGGAAATCCACGAAACCGGTGACGGCGAACGGTACGTTCGCGAGAAACTGGCGGCGGACGAACGCGTCAACGGATTCGGCCATCCGGTGTATCAGGTCCGCGATCCGCGGGCGGAAGTACTCGAGGCGGCTGCCGAACGCTTCGTCGAAGAGTCGGGGGACGACGAGTTTCTCGAGAACATCAGGCAGTTCGAAACGGTTGCGGGGAACGTACTGTCGGCGCGCGCTCCTCACCGCGGTACAGAGGCCAACGTCGAGGTCTACGCCGCCGCTTTGCTTCACGAGATCGGTGTCCCGAAGGAGCTGTTTACGGCCACGTTCGGCATCTCGCGTGTCGGTGGCTGGACGGCCCACTGCCTCGAGCAGTTGGACGACAACGCCCTCGTTCGACCCACTGGCCAGTACGTCGGCCCGACGGGGAAAGACTGGCTTCCGGTCGAGAATCGAGACGTGGCGGGGGACTCGCTGGTTCGACGACCCGTTCAATCGGCGACGCTCGAACCGGTCTCGGAGACGCTCGCGATCCTTTCTGAACCGAACCGACTCGAACTGCTTCTCCTGTTGTCCGATCGAAACGACCCGGTTTCGTATTCGGCACTCCGAGCGTCGTCGTCGATCGAGGACAAGGGCCGGTTCAACTATCACCTGCGCCAGCTACGGGATCACTTCGTCGTTAATCGCGCGGACGGCTACGAATTGACCGATGCCGGGCTTGCGTTCGTCGAGACTGTCCTCACGGAAGAGCAACTCCTCGACGATCTCCTGGACTGA
- a CDS encoding DCC1-like thiol-disulfide oxidoreductase family protein, translating into MTETTLVYDDDCGFCTWWAEYFDDRSDLRIVGFSDLDSDLRGRLPTDYEDCAHLVTGDGVYSCGASIEQAFVRTDVVKPAGDVLEFLRQFEDYERLRERTYRWVADNRDRWGELLSKTPPTRREPEND; encoded by the coding sequence ATGACTGAGACGACACTCGTTTACGACGATGACTGCGGCTTCTGTACGTGGTGGGCGGAGTACTTCGACGATCGGTCTGATCTTCGAATCGTCGGATTCAGCGACCTCGATAGCGATTTGAGAGGGCGACTGCCCACCGACTACGAGGACTGTGCGCATCTGGTAACCGGCGACGGAGTGTACTCCTGTGGCGCATCGATCGAACAAGCGTTCGTTCGCACCGACGTCGTGAAGCCTGCGGGGGACGTCCTCGAGTTTCTTCGCCAGTTCGAGGACTACGAACGGCTTCGGGAGCGCACCTACCGATGGGTCGCCGACAACCGCGACCGCTGGGGTGAACTCCTCTCGAAGACGCCGCCGACGCGCCGGGAGCCCGAAAACGACTGA
- a CDS encoding response regulator produces the protein MDEYTPEEPIDLLLVEDNPGDVRLTEEAFKSTDSEIEFHTVTDGAQAAQYIHRHHAEEPDADLDLVLLDLNLPRIDGFAVLEALDKELDYPPPPVLILTSSKTEEDITKSYEKNANAYLTKPDGPMEFNSMAQAIEDFWIDVARHPPTPT, from the coding sequence ATGGACGAATACACCCCTGAAGAACCAATCGACCTCCTGCTCGTCGAGGACAATCCCGGTGATGTCCGCCTCACGGAAGAAGCGTTCAAGTCGACAGACAGCGAGATCGAATTCCACACCGTTACTGATGGGGCACAGGCAGCACAGTATATTCATCGCCATCACGCCGAGGAACCGGATGCCGACCTCGACCTGGTCCTTCTGGATTTGAACCTCCCGCGCATCGATGGGTTCGCGGTTCTCGAGGCTCTCGATAAAGAACTCGACTATCCACCGCCACCTGTCCTCATCCTTACCAGTTCGAAAACTGAAGAAGACATCACCAAAAGTTACGAAAAGAACGCGAATGCGTACCTCACGAAGCCGGACGGCCCGATGGAATTCAACTCCATGGCGCAGGCGATCGAAGATTTCTGGATCGACGTCGCGCGGCATCCGCCAACTCCCACGTAG
- a CDS encoding CynX/NimT family MFS transporter, with translation MTERMNRRRAYGAVVLATLSYTCLMFIWFTLPAHLSTIIDDLGLSSTEAGIVAGAIPLTYIPVALFSGVIVDRFGPGRSLAAGVLIYGVAQVGRSSASGFPSLLAWTLLIGVGATAITFGLPKLISVLFPPTETGFPSSIYLVGASAGTASAFAIGRPILTPLLGSWRTLFLWSGAVAIGYGLCWFVIARRLRIDARNRASNEADAADSSLTLEAIRRDLTLVLTHRELQLVVVIGTMYLLIAHGMQGWLPTLLEARGYSADRAGRTTSLLVAANITGVLTVPVVADRFSVRRTALLTCGLVAALGVSGVLTSGIGLLLIGSIVVTGFGVGGLSPLVRAIPPDLEGIGARLTGTAVGFIFAVGEIGGFLGPVLVGTLRDVTGSYAPGLLVLASGGLVVAVAGGVLRYQYGDG, from the coding sequence ATGACGGAACGGATGAATCGACGACGCGCGTACGGCGCCGTCGTCCTCGCGACGCTTTCGTATACGTGTTTGATGTTTATCTGGTTCACGCTGCCGGCTCACCTCTCGACGATTATCGACGACCTCGGATTGTCGAGTACCGAGGCCGGTATTGTTGCGGGTGCGATCCCGTTAACTTACATCCCGGTTGCGCTGTTTTCGGGAGTGATCGTCGACAGGTTCGGGCCGGGTCGGAGCCTCGCGGCCGGCGTTCTGATCTACGGCGTCGCCCAGGTGGGTCGTAGCTCCGCATCGGGCTTTCCGTCCCTGCTCGCGTGGACGCTGCTGATCGGCGTCGGCGCCACCGCCATCACCTTCGGATTACCGAAGCTAATCTCTGTGTTGTTCCCGCCCACGGAGACCGGGTTTCCGTCGTCGATCTACCTCGTCGGCGCGTCCGCAGGCACGGCTAGCGCCTTCGCTATCGGTCGCCCGATCCTCACTCCACTGCTCGGTAGCTGGCGGACGCTCTTTCTTTGGAGTGGCGCGGTTGCGATCGGCTACGGTCTCTGCTGGTTCGTCATCGCTCGGCGGCTGCGCATCGACGCTCGCAACCGTGCGTCAAACGAGGCCGACGCGGCGGATTCGTCACTCACGCTCGAGGCGATTCGACGGGACCTCACGCTCGTACTCACCCACCGCGAACTCCAGCTCGTGGTCGTCATCGGCACGATGTACCTGCTGATCGCTCACGGGATGCAAGGATGGCTTCCGACGCTACTCGAGGCCCGCGGGTATTCGGCGGATCGAGCCGGCCGGACGACCAGCCTGCTCGTTGCGGCCAACATCACCGGTGTCCTCACCGTTCCGGTGGTCGCGGACCGCTTCAGCGTACGTCGAACGGCTCTGCTCACGTGCGGTCTGGTGGCCGCTCTTGGCGTTTCGGGCGTGCTCACCAGCGGAATCGGCCTCCTACTCATCGGTAGCATCGTCGTCACCGGGTTCGGTGTCGGCGGCCTCTCTCCTCTCGTCCGTGCCATCCCGCCGGATCTCGAGGGAATCGGCGCGCGGTTGACAGGGACGGCAGTCGGGTTCATTTTTGCCGTCGGCGAAATAGGAGGATTCCTCGGCCCGGTACTCGTCGGGACGTTGCGCGACGTCACCGGATCGTACGCCCCTGGCCTCCTCGTTCTGGCTTCGGGGGGGCTCGTCGTCGCGGTGGCGGGGGGTGTTCTACGGTATCAGTACGGTGACGGCTAG
- a CDS encoding TIGR03668 family PPOX class F420-dependent oxidoreductase: MTPEEQAFLERTRVGALATVDDERNPHVVPICYALPEFDDSTAETDPAIVSAIDEKPKATRKLQRVRNIRTNSRVTLLVDRYREDWSRLAWVQIRGRARIIEPDAAVGVRSDSTNRNRTGSTPHDAATGALERKYDQYADHDLGDCPVILIRVERTVSWGALDRGDGNESEDRGRNESGDRGRNVDS, translated from the coding sequence GTGACACCCGAAGAACAGGCGTTCCTCGAACGGACCCGCGTCGGCGCGTTAGCGACGGTCGACGACGAGAGGAATCCTCACGTCGTGCCGATCTGCTACGCACTCCCCGAGTTCGACGACTCGACGGCGGAGACGGACCCCGCGATCGTCTCGGCGATCGACGAGAAACCGAAAGCGACCCGAAAGCTCCAGCGCGTTCGAAATATACGGACGAATTCGAGAGTGACGCTGCTAGTCGATCGCTACCGCGAGGACTGGTCGCGCCTCGCGTGGGTCCAGATCCGCGGTCGAGCCCGGATTATCGAGCCCGATGCGGCGGTCGGTGTCCGATCCGATAGCACAAATCGAAACCGGACCGGATCGACGCCGCACGACGCCGCGACAGGCGCGCTCGAGCGCAAGTACGACCAGTATGCGGATCACGATCTCGGCGACTGTCCGGTTATCTTGATTCGCGTCGAACGGACCGTCTCGTGGGGGGCCCTCGATCGAGGGGACGGAAACGAAAGCGAAGACAGGGGCAGAAACGAGAGCGGAGACAGGGGCAGAAACGTGGATAGCTGA